One Chloroflexota bacterium genomic window, CAGCGTCCTTTCCGGCGAGACGGCGGATATCTATTTTGTCCGCACCCTGGAGGTGCTGAAGAAGGCGGGCCTGAACCCGGTGGCCACCATGGAGGTCTTCCCATCCCGGGGGGGCACGCTCTGCGGCATGGATGAGGTGAAGGCCCTGCTCCAGAAGGTCCTCCCCCCCAAGGCGGAGGTGTGGGGGCTGGGGGAGGGGGAGAGGATGGAAAGAAAAGAGGTGGTCCTGCGCATCAAGGCCCCCTACCAGAGCTACGCCGTCTATGAGACGGCCTATCTGGGCATCCTGGCCCACTGCTCCGCCTGGGCCACCGCTGCCCGGGAGGTGGTGGAGGCAGCCCAGGGCATCCCGGTCATCGGCTTTGGTGCCCGCCATGTCCACCCCCTGGTGGCCGGGCAGCTGGACTACGCCTCCCAGGTGGGGGGCTGTGCCGGTGGCTCCTCGGTCCTAGGGGGCAAGCTCATGGGCCGGCCAGCTATGGGCACCATGCCCCATGCCCTCATCATCTGCTTCGGCGATACGGTGGAGGCCACCCTGGCCTTTGACCGGTATATGCCCCCCGAGGTGCCCCGCATCTCCCTGGTTGACACCTTCAAGGATGAGCCCGAGGAGAGCCTGAGGGTGGCCCAGGCCCTGGGCAAGCGCCTTCAGGGGGTGAGGCTGGATACCCCCACGGAGAGGGGGCGGGTGACCCCGGACCTGGTGAAGGAGACCCGGGCCCGCCTGGACCAGGCGGGCTTCCCCCAAGTGGGGATAGTGGTGAGCGGGGGCCTGGACCCCGAGCGCATCCGCCAGTTCATCGCCCAGGGGGCCCCGGTAACCGCCTTCGGGGTGGGGAGCCATATCTCTTCGGCCCCCCCCATTGACTTCACCGCCGACCTCCACGAGGTGGATGGCCGGCCCATCGCCAAGAGGGGGCGCATCCCCGGCATCACCCCCAACCCCAGGCTGAAAAGGATTATCTAGGCGAAACTCATTTCAGGAAATGTCTGAGAACTATTTGGTTCGTTGCATATTGTGGTAGAGGAATGGAAAGTCTGAAGCTAGGCATCCTGGAGGACCGCGAGGACCCGTTTATTCGGGACCTGATAGCCCATATGGGGGTGGAGGCGGAGTTCCTCAGCTTTGGGGAGGAGGTGGTGGTCCCCTCTCCCCCCTACCGGGTGGTCATAGACCGGGCCAGCTACAGCAATCCCTACCTGAAGGAGATGATGAAGGGGTTGGCCCTGGATGGCTGCTATGTCATCAACAACCCCTTCACCGCCTCGGCCACCAACAAGCTGATGGACATCCGCCTTTCGGCCCATCTGGGAATCCCCGTCCCCCGCACCCTGGTCCTGCCCGACCTGAAGGTGAAGGAGCAATTCCCGGCGATGGTCCGGGAGCCTGTCTGGGAGAGGGTCGCCCGGGAGGTGGGCTTCCCCTGCGTCCTCAAGCCCTTTGACGGCTACGGATGGACAGATGTCTTCGTGGTCAACAGCCCGGAAGAGATGAGGGACCTCTATGGTTCCCAGAACCACATCTTCATTGCCCAGCAGCTCATCTCCTATAGTGTCTATTACCGGGTCTTCTGCATTGACCAGAAGGAGGTGCTTTTCATGCAGTGGGTCCCCCGGCCCCTTGGGGCAGGCGAATACCTCCTCACCGACCCCACGCCCATAGAGGGCCTCAGGGACAAGCTGACTCTCCTGACCACGGAGCTGAACCGGGCCCTGGACCTGGATATCAATGTGCTGGAATGGTGCCTGGACAGGGAGGGCCAGCCCTGGCTTATTGACGCTTTCAACGAGGTGCCGGAGATAAAGAGGGAAAATCTCCCCGAAGAATATTACCGCTGGATTCTGGAGAAACTGGCCGCCTGCGTCCAAGACAAGCTCCAGCACCCGGAGAAGAGGAACCGGGCCGCCCTCGGGCTACCCCTGAACCCCTGAGACTCCGGGGAGCTAGCCTTTTAGCTCCTTCTCCAGCTCCTCTATAAGATGGGTATATTCGTGGTGCTTGTCCTCCCCCAGGCGCTTTTCCACCCCTTCATAGGCCTCCAGGAGCCCCTTCTTGACCCCTTCCGGGAGGATGTTCTCCCCCATGGGGTAGAGAATGTTGTCCTCCTTGGGGATGTGGCTGGCGAGGAGAGCAGCATAGCCCCGAGCGTTCTTGGCCAGTTCACCAGCCGCCACCCAGTCTCCCTTTCCCCAAGCATCCAGGGCCTTGGTCATGCGCCGGACATACTCCCTCCCTTGCTCATGCTCAGAGAGCATCACCGCTACAGGCCCCGCGTGGCGCGGGAGGCCGTGGGCCTCCAGGGCGTGGAAGAGGCAGTCCTCCTCCTTGCCGTGGTGGCAGCGGTCGGCGAAGTTGCGGATGAAGTCCAGGGCCCGGGCAAAGAGGGCAGGGGAGACCTCCTCACTCCTCTCCAACTTCCCTGCGGCCGATTCCAGCACCCGCAACAGGCGTTCAATAAGCCGGTGCTCCTCCATGAGAGTACTGGTAACCTCAATTTTTGTCATTTCCATCGTCTTGCACCTCCACGGGCAATTTTAGGTCCGAGGGGGGGCCTTTTCTGCGACCAAGGTCACAGAGGCGGGCCTTTTCGGGGGCTAGTCCAGGCGAAACCTGAGGTGGAGGACCTGGCGGGTGGTGGGGGTGAGCCGTGCCCTCTGGTCCACTCGGTAGCCCATCACCCAGAGGATGTGGCCGTGGGAGACCACCAGGGGCACCCGCTCCCGCCAGGCCCGTGGCACCTTCTCGTCCACGAAGAAGTCCTGCAGGCTCTTTTCCATATCCATCCCCAGGGGCATAAACCGGTCCCCCGGCTCTCTTGCCCGGACTATTAGCTTTTGCCCGGCGACAGCGGCGTCCAGGAAGGCGCTGAAGGGCTCCTCCCCCGGGACAGGGGGTGCGGGGAGGAGCTCGGCCTCTACCCGCCAGCGGGAGATGCGGGTTGTCCCGGGGATAGCCAGGGGGTGCTCCCCCTCCAGGGGGGGAAGAGGGCAGGGGGCGGGGCCGGGGCCCAACCTCGCCTCCCCGTAGCCCACGGAAAAGGTGAGGCCCCGGGGCAGGTGGAGGACCTTCCCTGGCCGGGGGAGGGTGGAGAGCATCCCTTCCAGATGGACGGCCTGGGCCCCCTGGCCCAGGAGCGCCTCCAGGGCCCGCAGCAGCACCCGGTGCTGGAGGGCGGGGGGAAGGCCCCGGAAGGCCTCCAGGTCCAGATAGAAGCCGTCCCTCTCCCGCACCGCCCGCGCCCAGGCCCTGGAGGTCTCCTCCTCCAGATAGGCCAGGTCCAGGGCCACGGCCCGGGAGAGGCGGAGGAGGGTCTGGCGAAAACTGGGATTGAAGCCCTCAAAGACCGGGAGGAGCCCCCTCAGCCGGCTGCGGGAAAGCTCCGGGGAGATGTTGGAGGGGTCGGCCACGGGTTTCAGGCCTAAAGAGACGCAGTAGGCCTCCGTCTCCTTGCGGGGGACATCCAGGAGGGGTCTGACCACCTTGAGCCCCTTCCAGGAACTGGTGGGGACCATGCCCCGCAGGCCCCGCAGGCCCGCCCCCCGCAGGATATGGAGCAGGACCGTTTCCACCTGGTCGTCGGAGGTATGCCCCACCGCCACCGCCCCTGCCCCCGCCCTCCGGGCGGTGCGGAGGAAGAAATCGTATCGGACCTCCCGGGCGGCCTCCTCCAGGGAGAGGCGTTTTCTTTGCCGGTAGGCCCGCACATCCCGACGGCCCACGGTGAGGGGGATGTCCAGGCCCCGGCAGTGCTCTTCCACCAGGCAGGCCTCCTGGCGGCCCTGGGGGCGAAGGCCGTGGTCCAGATGGGCGGCATGGAGGCGGAGGCCCAGCTCTTCTCTCAGCCCGGCCAGAAGATAGAGAAGGCAGAGGGAATCGGGCCCACCGGAGACCCCCACCAGGACCTGCTCCCCCGGGGAGAAGAGGCCGTGCCTTTTTGTAAAGGCCAGGACCCTGTCTTGCAGGTCCATAGCTACCCCCAGGGGAGGGAGGGGGCGATATCCAGGTCCCTGGGGGCCCGTTCCCCGCGGCCCAGCCGGAAGTAGCCGCAGGCGGCCACCATGGCGGCATTATCGGTGCAGAGACTGAGCGGGGGGATGAGGACGGGGAGGGGGGAGCGGGCCAGGAAGATCTCTCGCAGGAGAGTGTTGGCCGCCACCCCCCCTGCTACCAGGACCGCTTTCACCGGCAGGGAGCGGGCGGTTTCCAGGGTCTTCACCACCAGCATGTCCACCACCGCCTGCTGGAAGCTGGCGGCCAGGTCGGGGACGGGGAGGGGGCCGTCC contains:
- a CDS encoding hemerythrin domain-containing protein translates to MEVTSTLMEEHRLIERLLRVLESAAGKLERSEEVSPALFARALDFIRNFADRCHHGKEEDCLFHALEAHGLPRHAGPVAVMLSEHEQGREYVRRMTKALDAWGKGDWVAAGELAKNARGYAALLASHIPKEDNILYPMGENILPEGVKKGLLEAYEGVEKRLGEDKHHEYTHLIEELEKELKG
- the tilS gene encoding tRNA lysidine(34) synthetase TilS; amino-acid sequence: MDLQDRVLAFTKRHGLFSPGEQVLVGVSGGPDSLCLLYLLAGLREELGLRLHAAHLDHGLRPQGRQEACLVEEHCRGLDIPLTVGRRDVRAYRQRKRLSLEEAAREVRYDFFLRTARRAGAGAVAVGHTSDDQVETVLLHILRGAGLRGLRGMVPTSSWKGLKVVRPLLDVPRKETEAYCVSLGLKPVADPSNISPELSRSRLRGLLPVFEGFNPSFRQTLLRLSRAVALDLAYLEEETSRAWARAVRERDGFYLDLEAFRGLPPALQHRVLLRALEALLGQGAQAVHLEGMLSTLPRPGKVLHLPRGLTFSVGYGEARLGPGPAPCPLPPLEGEHPLAIPGTTRISRWRVEAELLPAPPVPGEEPFSAFLDAAVAGQKLIVRAREPGDRFMPLGMDMEKSLQDFFVDEKVPRAWRERVPLVVSHGHILWVMGYRVDQRARLTPTTRQVLHLRFRLD
- a CDS encoding nicotinate phosphoribosyltransferase, with translation MPEFEIHPSVLSGETADIYFVRTLEVLKKAGLNPVATMEVFPSRGGTLCGMDEVKALLQKVLPPKAEVWGLGEGERMERKEVVLRIKAPYQSYAVYETAYLGILAHCSAWATAAREVVEAAQGIPVIGFGARHVHPLVAGQLDYASQVGGCAGGSSVLGGKLMGRPAMGTMPHALIICFGDTVEATLAFDRYMPPEVPRISLVDTFKDEPEESLRVAQALGKRLQGVRLDTPTERGRVTPDLVKETRARLDQAGFPQVGIVVSGGLDPERIRQFIAQGAPVTAFGVGSHISSAPPIDFTADLHEVDGRPIAKRGRIPGITPNPRLKRII